CGAGCTCTCCGATCGGAAGACGACGAAGCACGGCGAGGCGGCACCCGCCTGCCCGGCTCGATTCATCGCCGATCCGGCTAATTCCCGTTCTGAGAATGATGTCGACTCTCGAGACGACGATGAAGCGCGGCGAGGCGCGAGCGCGGCGAGTGGCAGCCGCCTGCCCGGCTCGATGCATCGCCGCGCCGGGTCCCCTACATGTAGAGGCCGCCCGATACGTTCAGCACGGTTCCGGTGACGTACCCCGCCTCGTCCGACGCCAGATACACCGCCGCCGCCGCGATGTCCTCGGGCGATCCGAGGCGCTGCAGCGGGATCTGGGACGCGAGCCCTTCCTTCGCGGCGTCGGTCATCTTCTCGGTCATCGAGGTCGCGATGAATCCCGGCGCGATGGCGTTGACCGTCACCTGCCGCGAGCCCACCTCGCGCGCGAGCGACTTCGTGAGCCCGACGAGCGCGGCCTTCGCCGCCGCGTAATTCGCCTGCCCCGCGTTCCCCATGAGACCCACGACCGAGGTGATGCTGAGGATCCGGCCGGAACGCTGCCGGATCATCATCTTGATCGCCGCCTGCGAGAGGAGGAACGCGCCGGTCAGGTTCGTCGCGA
This Thermoanaerobaculia bacterium DNA region includes the following protein-coding sequences:
- the fabG gene encoding 3-oxoacyl-[acyl-carrier-protein] reductase: MRLTGKIALVTGASQGIGEAIARRFAAEGAVALCAARSADKLSTLVASIEAAGGKARAVALDVADPASIAAAMKGIADGEGRLDVLVNNAGITEDNLILRMTKDSWDRVIATNLTGAFLLSQAAIKMMIRQRSGRILSITSVVGLMGNAGQANYAAAKAALVGLTKSLAREVGSRQVTVNAIAPGFIATSMTEKMTDAAKEGLASQIPLQRLGSPEDIAAAAVYLASDEAGYVTGTVLNVSGGLYM